A stretch of the Bacillus licheniformis DSM 13 = ATCC 14580 genome encodes the following:
- the fliY gene encoding flagellar motor switch phosphatase FliY, protein MENNNRLSQDEIDALLKGGDDTAQEQPESGLSLMEQDTIGEIGNISFGSSATALSTLLNQKVEITTPTVSVIEKSHLNDEFPHPYVSIGVSYTEGFSGNNLLVIKQEDAAIIADLMMGGDGTNADPSLGEIHLSAVQEAMNQMMGSAATSMSTVFSKKIDISPPEVDLLDVKEGEGTEQIPKEDPLVKVSFRLKVGDLIDSHIMQLYPLTFAKDLIDELTNQDGGEEPVKTEEVQTPVQEKPAPNPNSAPAQTQRQEPAPKRQGTAKVSEPVQVAPAEFQSFAPQTEAQPHLQNLDMLMDIPLSVTVELGRTNRSVKEVLELSTGSIIELDKLAGEPVDILVNQRVVAKGEVVVIDENFGVRVTDILSQAERISKLR, encoded by the coding sequence ATGGAGAATAACAATAGGTTATCACAGGATGAAATTGATGCGCTGCTTAAAGGCGGCGATGATACGGCTCAAGAGCAGCCAGAATCAGGGTTGTCCCTGATGGAACAGGATACGATCGGGGAAATCGGAAACATTTCCTTTGGGAGCTCTGCAACAGCTTTGTCCACTTTATTGAATCAAAAAGTCGAAATTACAACGCCGACTGTTTCGGTGATTGAAAAAAGCCATTTAAATGATGAGTTCCCGCACCCGTATGTTTCAATCGGTGTGAGCTATACAGAAGGTTTTTCAGGAAACAATCTTCTCGTCATCAAGCAGGAAGATGCCGCGATCATTGCTGACTTGATGATGGGGGGAGACGGGACGAACGCAGATCCGTCGCTTGGCGAAATTCATCTAAGCGCCGTTCAGGAAGCGATGAACCAAATGATGGGTTCCGCTGCGACATCGATGTCCACCGTCTTCAGCAAGAAGATCGATATTTCTCCGCCGGAAGTTGACCTCCTTGATGTGAAAGAAGGGGAAGGGACAGAGCAAATTCCGAAAGAGGACCCGCTCGTCAAAGTATCTTTCAGACTAAAAGTCGGAGATCTGATCGATTCGCATATTATGCAGCTTTATCCGCTGACCTTTGCAAAAGATCTGATTGATGAATTAACAAATCAGGACGGCGGAGAAGAGCCTGTGAAGACTGAAGAGGTACAGACGCCCGTACAGGAAAAACCGGCGCCTAATCCGAATTCGGCACCTGCTCAGACACAGAGACAGGAGCCGGCGCCTAAACGGCAAGGGACGGCAAAAGTTTCAGAGCCTGTGCAGGTGGCACCGGCAGAGTTTCAATCCTTTGCCCCTCAGACTGAAGCGCAGCCGCACCTTCAAAACCTTGACATGCTCATGGATATTCCTTTGTCCGTCACGGTCGAGCTGGGGAGGACAAACCGCAGCGTCAAAGAGGTGCTTGAACTGTCAACCGGCAGTATCATTGAGCTTGACAAACTCGCCGGTGAGCCTGTTGACATCTTGGTCAACCAGCGCGTCGTTGCTAAAGGCGAAGTCGTCGTCATAGACGAAAACTTCGGCGTCAGGGTGACAGACATTTTGAGTCAGGCTGAACGAATCAGCAAATTACGATAA
- a CDS encoding response regulator, whose translation MAYKILVVDDAAFMRMMIKDILVKNGFEVVAEAQDGAQAVEKYKEHSPDLVTMDITMPEKDGITALKEIKEIDPQAKIIMCSAMGQQSMVIDAIQAGAKDFIVKPFQADRVMEAINKTLS comes from the coding sequence ATGGCTTACAAGATTTTAGTAGTTGATGATGCAGCATTTATGAGAATGATGATTAAAGATATTTTGGTGAAAAACGGCTTTGAAGTCGTCGCAGAAGCGCAAGACGGGGCACAGGCTGTTGAAAAGTATAAAGAGCATTCACCTGATCTTGTCACAATGGATATCACGATGCCGGAAAAAGACGGAATCACGGCTCTTAAAGAAATCAAGGAAATCGATCCGCAGGCAAAAATCATCATGTGTTCGGCAATGGGCCAGCAATCGATGGTTATCGACGCCATCCAGGCGGGAGCGAAAGACTTTATCGTCAAACCGTTCCAGGCTGACCGCGTCATGGAAGCCATCAATAAAACGCTAAGCTAA
- the fliZ gene encoding flagella biosynthesis regulatory protein FliZ, giving the protein MFKKPLIFIAGLCLCAFLALPYAPALAEESGDQTVDHLFEQKGAGKEKEKAKDKDKTEEKSSLKEEAETEPPSPSVSIFDFVKMIGALLFVIFLIYALVKFMNKRNRLLKPFQYVENIGGTSLGQNKSVQLIKVGNRVLVVGVGENIQLLKEIDDEKEYKEILTQHEAAMNSKIEWQKWMDQVKVPGVQKQSGTASFSESLKAQLAELKQNRAEGRKKGQNQHE; this is encoded by the coding sequence TTGTTTAAGAAACCTCTTATTTTCATAGCCGGCCTTTGTCTATGCGCCTTTCTCGCATTGCCGTACGCTCCGGCTCTCGCAGAGGAATCGGGGGACCAGACCGTTGATCATCTGTTTGAGCAAAAAGGTGCGGGCAAAGAGAAAGAAAAAGCAAAAGACAAAGACAAAACCGAGGAAAAAAGTTCTCTAAAGGAAGAGGCGGAGACCGAACCCCCGTCTCCTTCCGTTTCCATATTTGATTTTGTGAAAATGATCGGCGCGTTACTGTTCGTCATTTTTCTGATCTATGCTTTGGTCAAATTCATGAATAAACGCAACCGTTTGCTAAAACCCTTCCAGTATGTTGAAAACATCGGCGGGACTTCACTCGGGCAAAACAAGTCCGTACAGCTGATTAAAGTAGGAAACAGGGTGCTGGTCGTCGGTGTCGGCGAAAATATCCAGCTGCTGAAAGAGATCGATGATGAAAAGGAATATAAAGAAATTCTCACGCAGCATGAAGCTGCGATGAACAGCAAGATTGAATGGCAGAAATGGATGGATCAAGTCAAAGTTCCAGGCGTGCAAAAACAAAGCGGCACGGCATCTTTTTCCGAGTCGTTAAAAGCACAGCTTGCGGAACTGAAACAAAATCGCGCAGAAGGCAGAAAGAAAGGCCAAAATCAACATGAATGA
- the fliP gene encoding flagellar type III secretion system pore protein FliP (The bacterial flagellar biogenesis protein FliP forms a type III secretion system (T3SS)-type pore required for flagellar assembly.), translating into MNEFMDLFNSSDAANVSASVRLLLLLTVFSIAPGILILMTCFTRVVIVLSFVRTSLATQSMPPNQVLIGLALFLTFFIMGPTFSEINKEALTPLMNNKITLDEAYTKAEAPIKTFMSKHTRQKDLALFMNYAKMETPESINDIPLSTMVPAFVISELKTAFQMGFMIFIPFLIIDMVVASVLMSMGMMMLPPVMISLPFKILLFVLVDGWYLIVKSLLQSF; encoded by the coding sequence ATGAATGAGTTTATGGATTTATTTAATTCAAGCGATGCGGCAAATGTCAGCGCCAGCGTCCGGCTCTTGCTGCTTTTGACAGTATTTTCGATCGCTCCGGGTATCTTGATCTTGATGACTTGTTTCACAAGGGTTGTCATCGTCCTGTCCTTTGTCCGGACATCGCTGGCAACACAGTCAATGCCCCCAAACCAGGTGCTGATCGGACTTGCACTGTTCCTGACATTTTTCATTATGGGGCCGACTTTTTCAGAGATTAATAAAGAAGCGCTGACGCCTTTAATGAACAATAAAATCACCTTGGATGAAGCTTATACAAAAGCGGAAGCCCCGATCAAAACATTTATGAGCAAGCATACAAGACAGAAAGATCTGGCTTTATTTATGAATTACGCAAAGATGGAAACGCCTGAGTCCATCAATGATATTCCGCTTTCAACTATGGTTCCTGCGTTTGTCATCTCGGAATTGAAAACCGCGTTTCAAATGGGATTTATGATATTTATACCGTTTCTGATTATCGATATGGTTGTGGCAAGTGTTTTGATGTCGATGGGGATGATGATGCTTCCGCCGGTCATGATTTCACTGCCGTTTAAGATTTTGCTGTTTGTGCTTGTAGATGGCTGGTATTTAATCGTTAAATCTTTGCTGCAAAGCTTTTAG